The proteins below come from a single Miscanthus floridulus cultivar M001 chromosome 1, ASM1932011v1, whole genome shotgun sequence genomic window:
- the LOC136494194 gene encoding uncharacterized protein, producing the protein MPKRAFRYAVVDAFTDEPFKGNPAAVCLLEDDAGAAGDHVDERWMQAVAAEFNTPITAFLVRSGAGADAAGGGVTAVTPQFRIRWFTPVRESELCGHGTLAAAHYLISSGLVERGAIEFVAKSGRLTAKKVVGSKDASDAKFFVELDFPVIPVVKYNSAEVFSLPDTLNGASVINELQAISAFSDLIVEVSSCDEVENVCPNIAELVQCPGRGIAITGPAREGSSYDFVTRFFSPKYGINEDPVCASVHCSLAPYWGQKLGKYDMTAFMASPRSGTLCLQWDEETQRVRIRGEAITVMVGTLHA; encoded by the exons ATGCCGAAGAGAGCATTCAGATACGCCGTG GTTGATGCCTTCACGGATGAGCCGTTCAAGGGCAACCCCGCAGCCGTCTGCCTCTTGGAGGACGACGCTGGCGCCGCAGGAGACCATGTGGACGAGCGGTGGATGCAGGCGGTGGCAGCAGAGTTCAACACCCCCATCACCGCGTTCCTGGTCCGTTCCGGTGCCGGTGCGGATGCTGCAGGGGGTGGTGTTACGGCTGTGACTCCCCAGTTCCGTATCCGCTGGTTCACTCCGGTTCGTGAG AGTGAACTTTGTGGGCATGGGACATTAGCTGCTGCGCACTACCTAATCTCATCTGGCCTTGTGGAGCGTGGTGCTATAGAGTTTGTGGCAAAATCTGGACGTCTAACAGCTAAGAAAGTTGTTGGATCGAAGGATGCAAGCGATGCAAAGTTCTTTGTAGAATTGGATTTTCCTGTTATCCCGGTGGTAAAATACAATTCTGCAGAGGTGTTTTCACTTCCTGATACTTTAAATGGTGCTTCTGTCATTAATGAGCTGCAAGCCATCTCTGCTTTTTCTGACctcatt GTGGAAGTTAGTTCATGTGATGAAGTTGAAAATGTTTGTCCTAACATTGCTGAACTAGTCCAGTGCCCTGGAAGAGGCATTGCCATTACAGGTCCAGCTCGTGAAGGATCTAGTTATGATTTTGTCACTCGTTTCTTCAGCCCAAAATATGGAATAAATGAG GACCCGGTCTGTGCTAGCGTACACTGCTCCTTGGCACCTTACTGGGGTCAGAAGCTGGGTAAATATGACATGACAGCCTTCATG GCCTCTCCAAGGAGTGGAACACTATGTCTGCAGTGGGATGAGGAAACTCAGAGGGTCCGAATCCGTGGAGAAGCTATAACTGTCATGGTTGGCACCCTTCATGCCTAG
- the LOC136463579 gene encoding uncharacterized protein, with protein MVACAVHDYGFFAAFIRRWIGRGAHDYGSGHIRPKQASTRYHDYALDLGLVYEYETMTRRTRSPESRLLFATSRNTALLKHFGSRAQKAAQEKYIGFMNPKVAIDYNIDKWSEEELRLYKKRLTYSLRCIKFLLHQGLAFRGHDESEESSNRGNFIELLKFLVENSEEVNKYVLNNAPDDTTSLSLKKAIEVLLVSNGLSMQQIRGQVLVAVAKGNTDCKTFFDQVSILLNIVGVSCQRHDMLQNARLENVKKALECGELESGSGLNQEMGLPRPGDTRWGSHYKTICSIITIYSSIHDVLIELGADNAYKEDWTKIHFVLGAFETFEFVFFVHLMYVILGYTNELSECLQRRDQDILNAISLVNVAKSRMQELRFNGWDNFLQNVTSFCIKHGVEVPAMDGAYVPYGKSARYARARNQTNDDHFRREVYIGVIDQISQELDNQFDEINMELLSCMSAFSPSNFFASFDARKVHRLAEFYPKDFSNNDLLKLELQLDNYIDDMRQDASFQGLDNIVDLSVKLIETKRHKVYDMVYLLLKLILLLPVATASIERVFSALIIVKTKSRNKIDDTVLDDCLVIFIERDIFFQVNEDDIMETFMSLRKRWINK; from the exons ATGGTAGCGTGCGCGGTCCATGACTACGGCTTCTTTGCTGCTTTCATTCGGAGGTGGATCGGTCGCGGGGCCCATGACTACGGCTCGGGCCACATTCGGCCCAAGCAGGCAAGCACGCGCTACCATGACTATGCGCTGGACCTGGGCCTCGTCTACGAGTACGAGACTATGACGCGTCGTACCAGGAGTCCAGAGTCCAGACTGCTCTTCGCGACTTCGC GAAACACAGCACTTCTCAAACATTTTGGTTCTAGGGCACAAAAAGCAGCTCAAGAGAAGTACATTGGTTTTATGAATCCCAAGGTAGCAATTGATTATAACATTGACAAGTGGAGTGAGGAGGAGCTTCGTCTTTACAAGAAAAGATTGACATATTCACTTAGatgtatcaagtttcttttgcatcaaggattggcattccgtggacatgatgaaagtgaagagtcTAGTAACAGAGGCAACTTCATTGAACTTTTAAAGTTTCTTGTAGAAAATAGTGAAGAAGTGAACAAGTATGTCTTGAACAATGCACCAG atgatactacctcTTTGTCACTTAAGAAAGCAATTGAAGTTTTACTTGTTAGTAATGGATTGAGTATGCAGCAGATTAGAGGTCAAG tTCTTGTTGCTGTTGCCAAAGGAAATACTGACTGCAAGACTTTTTTTGATCAAGTATCTATCTTGTTGAACATTGTTGGGGTTTCTTGCCAGCGTCATGATATGCTTCAAAATGCTAGGCTTGAGAATGTCAAGAAAGCACTAGAGTGTGGTGAGCTTGAATCGGGGAGTGGATTAAATCAAGAGATGGGTTTGCCTAGGCCTGGTGACACTCGGTGGGGCTCTCATTACAAAACTATATGTAGCATCATCACTATATATTCCTCAATTCATGATGTActcattgaacttggtgctgATAATGCATATAAGGAAGATTGGACAAAGATACATTTTGTGCTTGGAGCATTTGAAacctttgagtttgttttctttgtgCACTTAATGTATGTTATTCTTGGATATACAAATGAGTTATCTGAGTGCTTGCAGAGAAGGGAtcaagatattcttaatgcaatctcccttgttaatgtggcaaagaGCAGAATGCAGGAGTTAAGGTTTAATGGTTGGGATAATTTTCTTCAgaatgtcacttctttttgtattaaacatggtgttgaagttcCTGCTATGGATGGTGCTTATGTGCCTTATGGAAAATCAGCACGGTATGCTCGTGCCcgaaaccaaacaaatgatgaCCATTTCCGAAGAGAAGTATAcattggtgtcattgatcaaattAGTCAAGAGCTTGATAATCAGTTTGATGAGATCAATATGGAGCTACTGTCTTGTATGTCAGCCTTTAGTCCTTCCAACTTCTTTGCTTCTTTTGATGCACGGAAGGTACATAGATTGGCTGAATTTTATCCTAAGGACTTCTCCAACAATGATTTGTTAAAACTGGAATTGCAACttgataattatattgatgacatgcgacaagatgctagcttccaaggtctagacaacattgttgatctctcagttaagcttaTTGAAACAAAAAGGCACAAAGTGTACGATATGGTGTACTTGCTTCTCAAATTGATATTGCTTTTACCAGTGGCAACTGCGAGTattgaaagggtattttctgcatTGATTATAGTGAAAACAAAGTCAAGGAATAAGATAGATGATACTGTTTTGGATGATTGTCTAGTCATATTTattgagcgggatattttcttCCAAGTTaatgaagatgatataatggagACATTCATGTCATTGAGAAAGCGGTGGATAAACAAGTAA